A window from Gemmatimonadota bacterium encodes these proteins:
- a CDS encoding hemolysin III family protein produces MLTHGAGILASAAGTAVLVSLAAAAGTAAVVGASVFGGSLILLYTASTLYHATRRPTTKVRLKVLDHCAIYVLIAGTYTPFTLVGLRGAWGWSLFGVIWGLAAAGVVFKLFWTGRFPKVSTALYIAMGWLIVIAAAPTIRALSPLTLAWLFAGGVAYTSGTFFYHNRRIPYAHAIWHVFVLAGSVSHGIAVALQMVGA; encoded by the coding sequence ATGCTCACGCATGGCGCAGGCATCCTCGCCAGTGCCGCCGGAACGGCAGTGCTCGTCAGCCTGGCGGCAGCCGCCGGCACCGCGGCCGTTGTGGGAGCATCAGTCTTCGGGGGCTCGCTCATCCTGCTCTACACGGCATCCACGCTCTACCACGCGACCCGCAGACCGACCACCAAGGTGCGCCTCAAGGTGCTCGACCACTGTGCCATCTACGTCCTCATCGCGGGCACGTACACGCCCTTCACGCTCGTGGGCCTCCGAGGCGCCTGGGGGTGGAGCCTGTTCGGCGTCATCTGGGGGCTGGCCGCGGCAGGTGTGGTCTTCAAGCTCTTCTGGACCGGGCGCTTCCCGAAGGTATCGACGGCGCTCTACATCGCGATGGGATGGCTCATCGTCATCGCCGCCGCCCCCACCATCCGGGCGCTATCCCCCCTAACGCTGGCCTGGCTCTTCGCGGGAGGCGTGGCATACACCTCGGGCACGTTCTTCTACCACAACCGCCGCATCCCCTACGCCCACGCCATCTGGCATGTCTTCGTGCTGGCGGGTAGCGTCTCCCACGGCATCGCGGTGGCACTGCAGATGGTGGGCGCCTGA
- a CDS encoding FAD:protein FMN transferase translates to MLKISAVAGVGTALGTGVVSELLRRAALHRVSLTRTRLGTLVTVTVVHPDASAAGAMVDEAFAEITRLEAILSRYRPDSPLSRLNAVGSIDDAPAELLEVMAQALDYARMSAGAFDPTVAPLHHLYASRAERGEGLPDAVAVASALPLVGYEGVRIEGAGVEFDRPGMSVTLDGIAKGYVVDRTVATLVGAGADRVLVDAGGDIASGGARSVDEPWTVAVQDPRDEHGTIDLVRLAGGCIATSGDYLQWFTEDRSAHHIIDPRTGHSPTHTASVSVVARTAMAADALSTAVMVLGPDAGVRLLEPLDGVEGLVVTKAGEAVRTKGF, encoded by the coding sequence ATGCTCAAAATCAGCGCGGTCGCGGGGGTCGGGACAGCGCTCGGCACCGGCGTGGTGTCCGAACTGCTGCGACGGGCTGCGCTCCACCGCGTGAGCCTCACCCGGACGCGGCTCGGGACGCTCGTCACGGTGACGGTCGTGCATCCCGACGCGTCGGCCGCGGGCGCAATGGTCGACGAGGCCTTCGCGGAGATAACCCGGCTGGAGGCGATCCTGAGCCGTTACCGGCCCGACAGTCCGCTTTCGCGACTGAACGCCGTGGGGAGCATCGATGACGCGCCCGCGGAGTTGCTCGAGGTGATGGCTCAGGCGCTCGACTACGCCCGCATGAGTGCGGGCGCGTTCGACCCGACCGTCGCGCCGCTGCATCACCTCTACGCTTCGCGGGCTGAGCGCGGCGAGGGGCTGCCAGACGCGGTTGCCGTGGCCAGTGCCCTCCCGCTCGTCGGCTACGAAGGCGTGCGCATCGAGGGGGCCGGCGTGGAATTCGATCGCCCCGGGATGTCGGTCACGCTCGACGGGATCGCGAAGGGTTACGTCGTCGACCGCACCGTCGCCACGCTGGTGGGAGCGGGGGCCGACCGGGTGCTCGTGGACGCCGGAGGGGATATAGCGAGCGGCGGAGCGAGATCGGTCGACGAACCGTGGACAGTGGCGGTGCAGGATCCCCGGGATGAGCACGGCACGATCGATCTCGTTCGGCTCGCCGGCGGCTGCATCGCCACCTCGGGGGACTATCTGCAGTGGTTCACCGAGGACCGCAGCGCGCATCACATCATCGATCCCCGGACAGGGCACTCTCCCACCCACACCGCGTCGGTGTCGGTGGTAGCACGAACCGCGATGGCGGCCGATGCGCTGTCGACCGCCGTGATGGTGCTCGGGCCCGATGCCGGCGTTCGCTTGCTGGAGCCTCTCGACGGGGTCGAGGGGTTGGTGGTGACGAAGGCCGGCGAGGCGGTGCGCACGAAGGGTTTCTGA
- a CDS encoding 4Fe-4S binding protein → MTLSLRTLACACLLALLLPAGAAAQRIRDVPEELMHQVMPGVDRFVEWGVDPTVMQAFRVDPETGDESLVGYVFHTADVPPERSGYSAPIGTVVGLGLDGRLTGMRITDYRESMRSSRGDFLRPRGFQEQYADKHIGDAFRPFRDVESISRATVSVRAISLGMRNAARRVAEAYFTRAAEAPGVVADANALSWLELRQAGVVKVMIVDSEIGMAELSLVHLFDDAFGERLVGAEALASAYRARESVGGGHVFAYGVDGPRLRYFSRDGWSVAQDGDTIPTPEDQVLPFGLAAGGVMYDQVRFTGAMILDASIDITRPFEILFDLRPNLDLYAVEYLTLEAREVLAVEALAAAALPTASSGGDTAPTDRANGGVGETASASPTPGAERPANTPAPELPEAAPSAEALRASRGSLTPAQDLDVLDLVYAEDETILSRAFERTEAKRLGAMAVVLLLATLAFFMKKRSIRAVSLAVTLVFLGWIDGGFLSVSHITSGIWRGPSVYFDDLALLLMVTFTVIATVLFGRVFCGFLCPFGALQDLLDNVVPARFHKKVPQAVHDRALWVKYALLGGILIPAIAGSHASLYQYVEPFGTVFFPSTSVLLWGIALSFLVASAIVPRFYCRYVCPLGAALAIGSLVSLNRIRRVEHCGHCKVCEQGCPTGAIRGDLVDFKECVRCNVCETKLIEEAGVCRHDMEEIRPRLVQLQVSGAAGASLG, encoded by the coding sequence ATGACCCTCTCCTTGCGCACGCTCGCGTGTGCCTGCCTCCTCGCCCTGCTGCTCCCGGCGGGGGCGGCTGCGCAGCGCATACGGGACGTTCCCGAGGAGCTGATGCATCAGGTCATGCCCGGGGTGGACCGCTTCGTGGAGTGGGGCGTGGATCCCACCGTGATGCAGGCGTTCCGCGTCGATCCTGAAACTGGCGACGAGAGCCTGGTCGGGTACGTCTTCCACACCGCCGACGTCCCCCCTGAGAGAAGCGGATACAGCGCTCCCATTGGAACCGTCGTGGGACTCGGGCTCGACGGTCGCCTGACCGGCATGCGAATTACCGACTATCGAGAGTCGATGCGGAGTAGTCGCGGCGACTTCCTGCGACCGCGCGGTTTCCAGGAGCAGTACGCGGACAAGCACATCGGCGATGCGTTCCGTCCCTTCAGGGACGTCGAGAGCATATCGCGCGCGACGGTCAGCGTGCGAGCGATCTCGCTCGGCATGCGCAACGCTGCCCGCCGTGTCGCCGAGGCATACTTCACGCGGGCGGCGGAAGCCCCAGGAGTCGTCGCCGACGCGAACGCTCTCTCGTGGTTGGAGCTACGCCAGGCCGGGGTCGTGAAGGTGATGATCGTGGACAGCGAGATCGGCATGGCGGAGTTGTCGCTGGTGCACCTGTTCGACGATGCCTTCGGCGAGCGCCTCGTCGGCGCGGAGGCTTTGGCCAGCGCGTACCGCGCACGGGAGTCGGTCGGTGGTGGGCATGTGTTCGCGTATGGTGTGGACGGCCCGCGACTCCGTTACTTCAGCCGGGACGGGTGGTCGGTCGCTCAGGACGGTGACACGATCCCGACGCCCGAAGACCAGGTCCTCCCATTTGGACTGGCTGCGGGCGGCGTCATGTACGACCAGGTACGGTTCACTGGCGCGATGATCCTGGACGCCTCGATCGACATCACGAGGCCGTTCGAGATCCTGTTCGATCTCCGGCCGAACCTGGATCTCTACGCGGTCGAGTACCTCACGCTCGAGGCGCGCGAGGTGCTGGCGGTGGAGGCTCTGGCAGCGGCAGCGCTGCCCACAGCCTCTTCAGGCGGCGACACGGCCCCGACGGACCGGGCAAACGGGGGCGTTGGCGAGACGGCAAGCGCGAGCCCCACGCCAGGCGCCGAGCGACCCGCGAACACGCCGGCGCCCGAGCTTCCGGAAGCGGCACCTTCGGCAGAAGCGCTCCGTGCCAGTCGCGGGTCGCTCACGCCGGCCCAGGACCTCGACGTGCTCGACCTCGTTTATGCCGAAGACGAGACGATCCTCTCTCGCGCATTTGAACGAACTGAAGCGAAACGGCTCGGTGCGATGGCCGTGGTGCTGCTACTCGCCACGCTCGCTTTCTTCATGAAGAAGCGATCGATCCGCGCCGTCTCGCTCGCCGTCACGCTCGTCTTCCTAGGGTGGATCGACGGGGGATTCCTGTCCGTCTCTCACATCACGAGTGGCATCTGGCGCGGACCCTCCGTGTACTTCGACGACTTGGCTCTCCTGCTCATGGTCACCTTCACGGTGATCGCGACGGTGCTCTTTGGTCGCGTCTTCTGTGGCTTCCTGTGCCCGTTCGGCGCACTGCAGGACCTGCTCGACAACGTCGTGCCCGCACGCTTTCACAAGAAGGTGCCGCAAGCCGTCCATGACCGTGCGCTATGGGTGAAATACGCCTTGCTGGGCGGGATCCTGATTCCGGCCATCGCCGGAAGCCACGCCAGCCTGTACCAATACGTGGAGCCGTTCGGGACGGTCTTCTTCCCGAGCACCTCGGTCCTGTTGTGGGGGATCGCGCTGAGCTTTCTGGTCGCGTCCGCGATCGTGCCGCGCTTCTACTGTCGGTATGTGTGCCCGCTCGGCGCGGCGCTCGCGATCGGCTCACTCGTCTCGCTGAACCGCATCCGCCGCGTCGAACATTGCGGGCACTGCAAGGTGTGTGAGCAGGGGTGTCCGACCGGCGCGATCCGCGGCGATCTCGTGGACTTCAAAGAGTGCGTGCGCTGCAACGTCTGCGAGACCAAGCTGATCGAGGAGGCTGGCGTATGCAGGCACGACATGGAGGAGATCCGCCCCCGGCTCGTGCAGCTCCAGGTGTCAGGCGCCGCGGGAGCATCTCTTGGCTGA
- the ggt gene encoding gamma-glutamyltransferase: MLNSILERRVATVLALLPCLFLSLDPQQAEAQEDEGFDYETLRSPVSGLRGVVATSQPLASNAGLDILKAGGNAIDAAVATAAVLTVVEPNSTSLGGDAFIMIYIAAEKKLVGLNASGRAPYGMTLEALNEKLDKHDMDRIRGIYSVTVPGAVDGWFEVLEKYGTMSMAEVLEPAIYYAEHGFAVSPIIADAWRSLERNQEPSTRATWLIDGKRAPRAGDVFRNPDLANTFRMLGADGRDAFYNGPIAEAMVAYSNEHDGFFTMKDFADHTSTWVEPIYADYKNYRLYELPPNGQGIAALEMIKILGNVDLGAMGHNSADYLHHFIEAKKLAYADIQKWNSDPEFNHLPVQEMISTEYARSQFERIDPTRAAERPESGINGDGDTVLLEVMDKDHNAVSFIYSLYSGFGSGLVPPGTGFTLQNRGALFSREPGHVNVVEPHKRPFHTIIPAMAFKDGEFFMTFGAMGGAVQPQQHVQIFLNVVEFGMNMQQAVEIPRINHGGGLNVTVEPGISEDVLTQLEAWGHVLRRRTTRGGVGGAQGIMFDVQTGVMTGGSTPHKDGMAVAN, translated from the coding sequence ATGCTGAACTCCATCCTTGAGCGTCGCGTCGCGACCGTGCTCGCGCTGCTGCCATGCCTCTTCCTCAGCCTCGATCCGCAACAGGCAGAAGCACAGGAAGACGAGGGATTCGACTACGAGACGCTCCGGTCTCCAGTCTCCGGCCTCCGCGGCGTCGTGGCTACGAGTCAGCCTCTCGCGTCGAACGCCGGGCTCGACATCCTGAAGGCGGGCGGCAATGCCATCGACGCAGCCGTCGCGACGGCTGCGGTGCTCACGGTCGTGGAACCGAACAGCACGAGTCTGGGCGGTGATGCGTTCATCATGATCTACATCGCCGCCGAGAAGAAGCTGGTCGGCCTCAACGCGAGTGGTCGGGCGCCCTACGGGATGACGCTCGAGGCTCTCAACGAGAAGCTCGACAAACACGACATGGACCGGATTCGGGGGATCTACTCGGTGACCGTTCCCGGTGCCGTCGACGGCTGGTTCGAGGTGCTGGAGAAGTACGGCACCATGAGCATGGCTGAGGTACTCGAGCCCGCGATCTACTATGCCGAGCACGGCTTCGCAGTGTCGCCGATCATCGCCGACGCTTGGCGATCCCTCGAGAGAAACCAAGAGCCCTCGACCCGGGCCACGTGGCTGATCGACGGCAAGCGAGCACCCAGGGCTGGCGACGTGTTCCGGAACCCTGATCTCGCAAATACGTTCAGAATGCTCGGTGCGGATGGCAGGGACGCGTTCTACAACGGCCCCATCGCGGAGGCGATGGTCGCGTACTCGAATGAGCACGACGGCTTCTTCACGATGAAGGACTTCGCGGATCACACCTCCACGTGGGTCGAGCCCATCTACGCCGACTACAAGAACTACCGGCTGTACGAGCTGCCGCCGAACGGCCAGGGCATCGCGGCGCTCGAGATGATCAAGATCCTGGGCAACGTCGATCTGGGTGCGATGGGCCACAACTCGGCCGACTATCTGCACCACTTCATCGAGGCGAAGAAACTGGCCTACGCCGACATCCAAAAGTGGAACTCGGACCCCGAGTTCAACCATCTGCCGGTGCAGGAGATGATCTCCACCGAATACGCCAGGAGTCAGTTCGAGCGCATCGATCCGACGAGAGCGGCGGAGCGTCCGGAGTCGGGAATCAACGGAGACGGTGACACGGTTCTTTTGGAGGTCATGGACAAGGATCACAACGCCGTGTCCTTCATCTACAGCCTCTATTCGGGCTTCGGGTCCGGCCTGGTTCCCCCTGGGACCGGCTTCACGCTGCAGAACCGGGGCGCGCTCTTCTCTCGCGAGCCGGGCCACGTGAACGTCGTCGAGCCGCACAAGCGCCCGTTCCATACCATCATTCCTGCGATGGCCTTCAAGGACGGTGAGTTCTTCATGACGTTCGGCGCGATGGGTGGCGCCGTGCAGCCCCAGCAGCATGTCCAGATCTTCCTCAACGTCGTCGAGTTCGGGATGAACATGCAGCAGGCGGTCGAAATCCCTCGCATCAACCACGGCGGTGGCCTGAACGTCACGGTCGAGCCGGGGATCAGTGAAGACGTGCTGACGCAACTGGAGGCGTGGGGTCACGTGCTTCGGCGCAGAACCACACGAGGGGGCGTCGGCGGCGCCCAGGGCATCATGTTCGATGTCCAGACCGGCGTGATGACCGGTGGCTCGACGCCTCACAAGGACGGGATGGCGGTTGCGAACTAG
- a CDS encoding FAD-dependent oxidoreductase, whose translation MDTKLNRRQLLKAAGAVVLGASLGSCARTSSPSRRFAKVKVSPDRVIRTTVGLRPFRTSGFRVEVERFDERTVVHNYGHGSNGVSMSWGTGHLAMEEALKTGETTAAVIGCGAVGLATARLLQRQGLEVTIYAKDVPPRTTSNMSAARRPGTGERATRPGRASVSATLCPSLLDHADRAIDLSGCCAARCPACRRRPGRARLRQPAGAAGSARKTDHQLHGPGRQGAVRRR comes from the coding sequence ATGGATACCAAGCTCAATCGCCGTCAGTTGCTGAAGGCAGCGGGCGCCGTCGTGCTGGGGGCGAGCCTAGGGAGTTGCGCACGCACGTCCAGCCCCTCGAGGCGCTTCGCCAAGGTCAAGGTATCCCCCGATCGGGTGATCCGGACCACCGTCGGCTTGCGCCCTTTTCGCACGTCCGGTTTCCGCGTCGAGGTCGAGCGGTTCGACGAAAGGACGGTCGTCCACAATTACGGCCACGGTTCGAACGGCGTGTCGATGTCGTGGGGCACCGGTCATCTGGCGATGGAAGAGGCTCTGAAGACCGGTGAAACGACGGCCGCCGTCATCGGCTGCGGGGCCGTCGGCCTCGCGACGGCGCGGCTCCTCCAGAGACAAGGCCTGGAGGTGACGATCTATGCCAAGGACGTTCCCCCGAGAACGACGTCCAACATGTCGGCGGCTCGGAGACCTGGCACCGGAGAACGTGCAACTCGCCCCGGACGAGCATCCGTTTCCGCGACCCTATGCCCGTCGCTTCTGGACCATGCTGATCGAGCCATCGATCTATCTGGATGCTGTGCTGCGCGATGTCCTGCTTGCCGGCGGAGACCTGGTCGTGCGCGACTTCGACAGCCTGCAGGCGCTGCTGGCTCTGCCCGAAAGACTGATCATCAATTGCACGGGCCTGGGCGCCAAGGAGCTGTTCGCAGACGATGA
- a CDS encoding PQQ-binding-like beta-propeller repeat protein: MRSARLMITSSALLALLLAESGCAPQDLGAPTAVDWPMYRGNLAGTGYSPLTQITTGNVAKLTGAWNYSLRSATPTGADGPSQARPREPNSQVTPIVVGDVMYLPAVDRVVALEATTGAEIWQHAVDDGAPSRRGVAYWPGANGTPARIIFTAGRRLVALDAATGTLAADFGQSGEVDMVVPYNSVPLVYENIVVVGANTPRGTIGGIGNARAYDARTGAKLWEFSSVPQPGSVGHDSWEGDSWQGRLGANAWPFYFTMDEQRGHVYLPLASPIPFAYGGDRGGANLFANALVAVDIRSGAYVWHFQTIHHDLWDADPPAPPVLFALPRAGGTVDALGVTTKSGYLYILDRETGEPIFGVEERPVPASDVPGELTFPTQPFPVKPQALSRVSYEATDLVTAEDTSPEHAAACAELVASVGEIYNAGPFSPWVYREEGAPPRSTLLFPGLVGGPNWGGAAFDPNSGYVFVFSQDLGALGWMEEAEEGSAAPYRRSGPRPSSFDVRIGDARWPCQKPPWGRMTAVHASTGDIVWERAIGITEQLPADRQNTGRPGRAAAIVTAGGLLFVASTDDNRLRALEAATGRELWVSTLDRRGNANPMTYLGADGAQYVVIVATDAVVAYKLP, translated from the coding sequence ATGCGCTCCGCCCGCCTGATGATCACAAGCAGCGCGTTGCTCGCGCTCCTTCTCGCCGAGTCCGGGTGTGCCCCGCAAGACCTCGGCGCACCGACGGCCGTCGACTGGCCGATGTATCGCGGCAACCTGGCTGGGACTGGGTACTCGCCGCTGACACAGATCACGACGGGCAACGTCGCGAAGCTGACCGGGGCCTGGAACTACTCGCTGCGCAGCGCTACACCAACCGGCGCCGACGGCCCGAGCCAGGCTCGCCCCCGTGAGCCGAACTCGCAGGTGACGCCGATCGTCGTCGGTGACGTCATGTACCTGCCGGCGGTGGACCGCGTGGTCGCGCTCGAAGCGACCACAGGCGCGGAGATCTGGCAGCATGCGGTCGATGACGGCGCGCCCTCGCGGCGCGGCGTCGCGTACTGGCCCGGTGCGAACGGCACGCCAGCGCGCATCATCTTCACCGCCGGGAGACGTCTGGTAGCGCTCGACGCAGCAACCGGCACACTGGCGGCGGACTTCGGACAGTCGGGCGAGGTGGACATGGTGGTACCGTACAACTCGGTACCCCTGGTCTATGAGAACATCGTCGTGGTCGGCGCGAATACGCCGCGCGGGACCATCGGGGGCATCGGCAACGCGCGCGCCTACGACGCCCGCACCGGCGCCAAGCTGTGGGAGTTCAGCTCCGTTCCGCAGCCGGGGAGCGTGGGACACGACAGTTGGGAGGGCGACAGTTGGCAGGGCCGTCTCGGAGCCAACGCCTGGCCGTTCTACTTCACGATGGACGAGCAGCGCGGACACGTGTATCTGCCCCTAGCCTCGCCCATCCCGTTCGCATACGGCGGAGACCGCGGGGGCGCCAACCTGTTCGCGAACGCCTTGGTCGCGGTGGACATCCGGAGCGGTGCATATGTCTGGCACTTCCAGACCATCCATCACGACCTGTGGGATGCCGACCCGCCTGCGCCCCCCGTGCTGTTCGCCCTCCCGCGCGCTGGAGGCACCGTCGACGCGCTCGGCGTGACCACCAAGTCCGGCTACCTGTACATCCTCGATCGCGAGACCGGTGAGCCGATCTTCGGCGTGGAAGAGCGCCCGGTGCCAGCGAGTGACGTTCCTGGCGAGCTGACCTTTCCGACCCAGCCGTTTCCCGTGAAGCCTCAGGCGCTTTCCCGGGTCAGCTACGAGGCGACTGACCTGGTTACCGCCGAAGACACGTCACCCGAGCACGCAGCGGCGTGCGCCGAGCTGGTGGCGAGCGTGGGAGAGATCTACAACGCCGGGCCCTTCTCGCCGTGGGTGTATCGCGAGGAAGGCGCGCCGCCCAGAAGCACGCTGCTGTTCCCTGGGCTGGTGGGCGGGCCCAATTGGGGCGGCGCCGCATTCGATCCCAACTCCGGATACGTCTTCGTATTCAGTCAGGATCTCGGCGCTCTCGGCTGGATGGAGGAGGCCGAAGAAGGCTCGGCCGCGCCCTACCGGAGGAGCGGCCCACGCCCGTCGAGCTTCGACGTTCGCATCGGGGACGCGCGCTGGCCGTGCCAAAAACCGCCTTGGGGCCGGATGACCGCTGTTCACGCCTCGACCGGCGACATCGTGTGGGAACGCGCGATCGGCATCACCGAGCAGCTTCCTGCGGACCGGCAGAACACCGGTCGGCCGGGGCGTGCGGCCGCGATCGTAACCGCCGGCGGGCTGTTGTTCGTGGCGTCGACCGACGACAACCGCCTGCGCGCGCTCGAAGCGGCGACCGGCCGGGAGCTCTGGGTGAGCACGCTGGACCGGAGAGGTAACGCCAATCCGATGACCTACCTGGGCGCGGACGGCGCGCAATATGTAGTGATCGTCGCGACCGACGCGGTTGTGGCGTACAAGCTGCCATAG
- a CDS encoding carboxypeptidase regulatory-like domain-containing protein — protein MSSTSQLSAVQSTSDRGFIRRMVPLGASLAIALTWSSCTLGDRMEASSVVGRAVDDAVISGVVQGRDGPEAGVWVIAETDDLETGFTKIVVSDDDGRFVLPELPEASYDVWVRGYGLADSEPLAAAPGDDLVLAANYPETPQEEASVYPASYWYSLMEVPSESDFPGTGPSGNGISTNVRSQAAWIDNLKQGCQLCHQLGNQITRETTHIEGRFASTEEAWSHRLNFGQRGPRMGMQLAAMGQERAVLEFADWTDRIMAGEVPPQPPRPHGEERNVVLTLWDWGDATSYVHDEVATDKRDPSVNAGGAVYGVSMSDDRLLIVNPGKNESRDVRVPVWDPDTESYFPTTPGFEPSPFWGDEVVLNGPANVHNPMMDQEGRVWLTSRIRNSPNNPDWCREGSSNAYAQYSPINFSGRQASVFHPDTEEFTLVDTCFGTHHLQFGEDSENTVYFSGDTRVIGWVRSSVLLDGPAGPLVDRVRDQAPARLAERAEAAQGWCPTVIDTNGDGLITKPWNSGPGPADPELDTQLTGFAYGIIVNPVDNSIWIARTGGIPGRIFRLELGDNPPQSCKTEVYEPPFENPAVPQDQWGFSPRGIDVTRDGIIWTALSGSSHLASFDRSKCAVLNGPAATGQHCPEGWTLYPAPGPQMKNAVTAGGADFHYYNWVDQFNTLGLGEDIPIANGTTSDALLALDPDSGEWVRMRVPYPMGFFSRGLDGRIDDPDAGWKGRGVWANFGTNVPWHLEGGAGTTSKIVKFQIRPGPLAY, from the coding sequence ATGAGCTCGACGTCGCAGCTGTCTGCCGTCCAATCCACTTCCGACCGGGGCTTCATACGCCGCATGGTGCCGCTCGGCGCGTCCTTGGCGATCGCGCTCACGTGGTCGTCGTGCACGCTGGGCGACCGTATGGAGGCTTCGAGCGTCGTAGGCAGGGCCGTGGACGATGCGGTCATCAGCGGCGTGGTCCAGGGACGTGACGGTCCCGAGGCCGGCGTCTGGGTGATCGCGGAGACCGACGATCTCGAAACTGGCTTCACGAAGATCGTGGTGAGCGACGACGATGGGCGGTTCGTTCTCCCCGAGCTACCGGAGGCGAGCTACGACGTGTGGGTCCGGGGTTACGGCCTCGCCGACTCCGAGCCACTGGCCGCCGCGCCGGGCGACGACCTCGTTCTGGCGGCGAATTATCCGGAGACGCCCCAGGAGGAAGCGAGCGTATATCCGGCCAGCTACTGGTACTCCCTCATGGAGGTCCCGTCCGAGAGCGACTTTCCGGGCACGGGCCCTTCGGGCAACGGCATCAGCACCAACGTCCGGTCACAAGCCGCGTGGATCGACAACCTGAAGCAGGGCTGCCAGCTCTGTCACCAGCTCGGCAATCAGATCACCCGGGAGACCACGCATATCGAGGGCCGCTTCGCCTCCACCGAGGAGGCGTGGAGTCATCGGCTCAACTTCGGCCAGAGGGGTCCGCGCATGGGCATGCAGCTCGCCGCGATGGGACAGGAGCGGGCCGTGCTCGAGTTCGCCGACTGGACCGACCGGATCATGGCCGGCGAGGTACCTCCGCAGCCTCCTCGGCCACACGGCGAGGAGCGGAACGTGGTGCTCACGCTCTGGGACTGGGGTGACGCGACATCCTACGTGCACGACGAGGTCGCCACGGACAAGCGCGACCCCTCAGTGAACGCCGGGGGCGCCGTGTACGGTGTCTCCATGTCGGACGACCGACTGCTGATCGTGAACCCTGGCAAGAACGAATCTCGTGACGTGCGCGTGCCCGTGTGGGACCCCGACACCGAGTCCTATTTTCCCACTACGCCCGGCTTCGAGCCCTCTCCGTTCTGGGGGGACGAGGTCGTTTTGAACGGTCCCGCCAACGTCCACAACCCGATGATGGATCAGGAGGGACGGGTGTGGCTCACGTCCAGGATCCGCAACTCGCCGAATAACCCTGACTGGTGCCGGGAGGGCTCGTCCAACGCGTACGCCCAGTACTCGCCCATCAACTTCAGCGGCCGACAGGCTTCGGTCTTTCATCCGGATACGGAGGAGTTCACCCTCGTCGATACCTGCTTCGGGACGCACCACCTCCAGTTCGGAGAGGACTCGGAGAATACGGTCTACTTCAGCGGCGACACCCGCGTCATCGGCTGGGTGCGCAGCAGCGTTCTCCTGGACGGCCCGGCGGGCCCGCTGGTGGATCGCGTGCGAGACCAGGCGCCGGCGCGGCTCGCGGAGCGGGCCGAGGCAGCGCAGGGCTGGTGCCCCACTGTGATCGACACCAACGGCGACGGGCTGATCACGAAGCCGTGGAACTCGGGTCCTGGCCCCGCGGACCCGGAGCTGGACACGCAGCTCACCGGCTTCGCGTACGGGATCATCGTGAACCCGGTGGACAACTCCATCTGGATCGCGCGCACAGGCGGAATCCCTGGCCGGATCTTCCGCCTGGAACTGGGAGACAATCCCCCACAGAGTTGCAAGACCGAGGTCTACGAGCCGCCCTTCGAGAACCCGGCCGTGCCCCAGGACCAGTGGGGATTCTCGCCACGCGGCATCGACGTGACCCGGGATGGGATCATCTGGACAGCGCTCTCCGGAAGCAGCCACCTGGCGAGCTTCGACCGCAGCAAGTGCGCGGTGCTGAACGGGCCGGCAGCCACAGGCCAGCACTGCCCCGAGGGCTGGACCCTCTATCCGGCTCCGGGACCCCAGATGAAGAATGCGGTCACCGCGGGGGGTGCCGATTTCCACTACTACAACTGGGTGGACCAGTTCAACACGCTGGGGCTGGGCGAGGACATTCCCATCGCCAACGGCACCACGTCCGATGCACTGCTGGCGCTGGATCCCGATTCCGGCGAGTGGGTTCGCATGCGGGTGCCGTACCCCATGGGCTTCTTCTCTCGGGGGCTCGATGGTCGCATCGACGATCCGGACGCCGGATGGAAGGGACGCGGCGTGTGGGCCAACTTCGGCACGAACGTCCCGTGGCATCTGGAGGGCGGCGCGGGAACGACGAGCAAGATCGTCAAGTTCCAGATACGGCCGGGACCGCTGGCGTACTAG
- a CDS encoding type II toxin-antitoxin system VapC family toxin, giving the protein MTLVIDASLMVSALVDGGATGRWAAGVVLSDDLAAPHLMPVEAANILRRAAHSGEVSSDVASLAHADLLDLRVSLFPYAPVASRAWQLRENLTLYDAWYVALAELLNAKVATLDARLTRSTGPTCGFVLPPTQG; this is encoded by the coding sequence GTGACGCTGGTCATCGACGCGAGCCTCATGGTGTCCGCGCTGGTGGATGGGGGGGCCACCGGACGTTGGGCGGCAGGCGTAGTCCTTTCCGATGACTTGGCGGCACCCCACCTCATGCCCGTGGAGGCGGCCAATATCCTCCGGCGGGCAGCCCACTCGGGCGAGGTCTCATCGGACGTGGCCTCGCTCGCCCATGCCGATCTCCTGGATCTGCGGGTATCGCTTTTCCCGTACGCCCCGGTTGCGTCGCGGGCTTGGCAGCTCCGGGAGAACCTCACCCTCTACGACGCCTGGTACGTCGCGCTGGCTGAGCTTCTGAATGCGAAAGTGGCCACGTTGGACGCGCGCTTGACCCGCTCTACCGGGCCGACATGCGGGTTCGTGCTGCCACCAACCCAAGGATAG